CATACGAAACCCTAGCTCCTGCTGCCCCTGCTGCCCCTGCTGCCCCTGCAGCCCTGCCCGTTCCAACCTCCTGAGACACAGTGACCTTGCCGCTGCTCTCGTTTTGCATCTCTGTTACCGAACCCCCCAACCCCAATGGAGCAGGAGTGTCTCCATCTCCTCCGAATGCTTCCTCAGTTTTCACAATAGCGCCCTCCAATGATTTTTTCGACTTTCCAGACGACGGATCCACCGCTGATGGTGGCCGAGACATCGTGAGGCCTCCTTCGATACTAGGGTTTTGAAATCGCCTTCTCGCCAGCCGCCAGATAAACTTGCGTGTTACTTTATGTGTGTAACATACGACCATAATTTCCCACCTTAAATATCATTTCACAATATTTTGGATATTATGAATTGCATGCAAACAAAATTAGTTCTCATATAAGGAACATTTTGTGTAAGCATGTTCATTGTTCATTTTAATTTGTAAGTATAGTATATCAATCTGGTCTAACGTCCAACTAAATATAGTTTGACGAAGAAAATGTCCAGATCTATAATAGTAAATCTAGAGAATAGCAAATAGCCTTCGAAATTTTAGCAAATCTCTTTTACCATTCATCCATGACCATAAATTTATCGGACCATTTTTCGCTTTAATAGCTAAATTTAGGCTTTATAAACATCTATATAATTCACTTCTCACAGAAAACACAATCATACAAAACAAAACAAAAAATAAACAAAAAATAAAAAGATAATAATCTCATCTTCTTTTCTCTTCTTCAAAAATAAAATGGCAAAAAAATTCATTAGCCATATATCTAATGTTACTAATTGCATTGAGCACTGTTTATGAAACACAAGGAACATTCTCATTACCTGTTTACTTGAAGAATTTTCCAAAAGTAGGCCAAGATTTTGAGTCTTTCGCTTACAAAGGTATGAAGGATTTCATGGGAGACTTGGAAGGCAAATGTCCTGAGACCACAGAGTTTAAGGATTTTTTTGTAAAGCTGAAGGATTACATGGCATGTTACAGTTCGACATCACCCGGGTCGAAAGATCTCCAAGTTGAGCTGTGAATAAAATCTGAGAAACTATACAGGGCTATGTCTGCTTTTAGTGGAACTAAAGGGGGAACATCAGTAAGTTTCACTTAGAAGTTAACATTGGTATCGTACGTTTTCACAATTTAACTGGAAAAGATTGTGTTGTTTAATTTTGTTCCCTTTTGAGGATAGGAGGATTCATGGATGCTGGTGGATGGCTTATTGTCAATGGGAAAAAGTTTGGTTGAGATGAAAAAGACCGGTTCTAAGGAAATAACTTTTGAACAAAGAAAAGAAGTTATTCAATCTATGGTGAACTGGACTCGAGGAATCGGTCTATTCATAAAGAAGGTCTCTGAGAATAAAGGAAAATCTATTGATTTATCATTATTTGGAATTGACTATGACACCATTGTGTCTTCTCCATCTGAGAGAGCTCTTTACGAAACACAAGGAACGTTCTCATTGCCCCACTACTTGAAGGATTTTCCAAAAATGAGCAAAGACTTTGAGCCTTTTGCTTACAAAGGTATGTCGGCTTTCTTGGGGGCTCTGGAGAGTAAGTGTCCCGCCACAGCAGAGTTCAAAGATCTCTTTGTAAAGGTAGCGGACTACATGGCCTGCTTCAAGTCAGGCATCAAGGTCGAAATGCAACAAAAATCCGTGAAACTCTTTAGGGCTATTTCTGTATTGGATGGTACTAACGGCGAAACATCAGTAAGTTATAGTCCGATATATTAACATTCATATGGTACCCGGGCATGTTTTCTATATTAAAAAAAATTGTGGTATTTTTATTTTCTTTTTGGCGATAGGTGGATTCTTGGAGGATGGTCGACGGTATGTTGTCAATGGGAATACTTGTGACTGAGATGAAGAAGAATGTTTCCCAGGAGATAACTTTTGAACAAAGAAAGGAACTGATCGGGGCTATGGTGAAATGGGCTCGAGCTATCGGTCTACTTGTTAAGACAGCCTCCGAGAAAAAAGGACAATCTATTGATCTAGCATCTTTTGGAGTTGATTATAGCCCCCATGTTGCTTCTCCTATCAAAGGAGCTAACGGTGAGCTATAAAAATAATCCCAGCAGTTTCAATTTTATTTCCAATAACGCAAAAAATAAAATATTATTTCATCAAGAAATCTTTAATCAGTTGCAAAAGATTTAGCTATTGTAAATATAATTCTATATTAATAAAAGATTTATCAAGTCTACTTGTTTCTCAGTCGACTACCTTCGATGGTAGTTAAGGTTCATTTTTCTATAATCAACAAAATCTCTATTCTCGTTACTGCTATTGGGACTTGGGAGAGTGTAATTTAAGACAAGAACAACTCTATTCACTGTAAAAGCATGCAATCTAAATGTCCCCATAAACTAATTTTAAAACTCTAGCATAATATATTAATCGCTAGATTCATAAGCAATCACGGAACCCCGAACTCGTCGCTGCGTACGTCCTAACACTTGTGATGGTGGTTCATATAACACCGAAAAATTCTGTGGTGTGCGCATCTCCGGGGAGTGTCCAGAGATGCACATCGATCCAGAACCATCTTGTTGCCAGTACACTTCCACCATCATTCCTCTAGGATTCTCCGCGTTTTCCGTTCCTGGTATACCTACAAATCTTGCTCCAACAGGTATCTGCACATACAAAGAGTTTATTTCCATTAATAACTAGAACATGTGAAACGTGAATTTTTTTGGTGGAACATTGTAGATGATTTACCTCGACCAAGATGCCTGATTCTAACTCGAGAGTAACCACGGTTCCTTCAGCTGTTGCACTTTCTAGTTCAGCCCATCTTGCGATGTTCAGAAACACTTCTTCTAGAGTTGCAAGCCCAAGCTGTATGTCCGAGATTCCAAACTCATATTCTCTGTATTGTAGCTCTTCGAAAAAGCCCTATCCATGGATAAACGATGATGAACCTCATAGACGAAAATCTAGAGATTGCTAGAGCTTTTAAAGATAGTTACCACCAAAAGTTTCTCTTTGTCGTGGGGGATAACAAAAGTCATGAAAGCTTTTTTCTCTTCTATTGGCTCAACTTTCAGATGCTGCAAGAAAGATATTGTTCCAGGCTCAGCGGCACTACCTACTTAAACAATTGCCAGTTAAAAAAAAAACAACTTAGGCCTGAGTGTACATACCTTCTTGAAGAATCTTTTAAGTGGTTCTGGTGAGTTTCCAGCACCGTTGTTTTTGTTTTCAAGGAAGCTAACTGTAGTAATGAAACCCGTGCCGAAGCGAGATTTTAACCTGATGGAGGTTCCAATGCAGCGGAGCCTGCCTTTAGCCATGATCCCTATTCTATCACCTAAAATATCAGCTTCTTCCATAGAATGCATTGTTAGTATGATGGCTCGGCCTTTCTTTGATTCCTGTATAATGTCCCACACATGTCTCCTTGTGATAGGGTCCATACCAGTAGTCTACAATCCAAAAAATATGTGTTAGTGTGTGTGTGTGTGTGTTTATCTTTAAACACCAGAGGAAAGTATCAAGTTGCATGTCATACATACCGGTTCATCTAGAAATACAAGCTTAGGATCACCAATGAGTGCAATTGCAACACTGAGTCTGCGTTTCATTCCACCACAGTAGCTTCCTGCTCTAATTTTAGCTGCTCCTGTCAGCTTTACATCCGCAAGTAACTTCTCTGCAATCTGTTTAACAAGAAAGAAAAATCTGTAAGCAAATTATATATAAAAAAAGAGAGGGAAAGTTAAATCAGATACCATTTGTAAAATACATGAATAACTTACCGGTTTGATAGATACAGGTGGCAACCCTTTGATGCTAGCAAAGAGGTGGAGGTGTTCTTCACTTGAC
This sequence is a window from Brassica oleracea var. oleracea cultivar TO1000 chromosome C1, BOL, whole genome shotgun sequence. Protein-coding genes within it:
- the LOC106297057 gene encoding uncharacterized protein LOC106297057; the protein is MSAFSGTKGGTSEDSWMLVDGLLSMGKSLVEMKKTGSKEITFEQRKEVIQSMVNWTRGIGLFIKKVSENKGKSIDLSLFGIDYDTIVSSPSERALYETQGTFSLPHYLKDFPKMSKDFEPFAYKGMSAFLGALESKCPATAEFKDLFVKVADYMACFKSGIKVEMQQKSVKLFRAISVLDGTNGETSVDSWRMVDGMLSMGILVTEMKKNVSQEITFEQRKELIGAMVKWARAIGLLVKTASEKKGQSIDLASFGVDYSPHVASPIKGANGEL